TCCGACTGATTGGAGTAATGCACAAGGAGAAAAGCAAAGTATGGATACTTGATGCATgtaatactactgctgctgttatggGATATTTCTCCAGATTTCTGCATGAAATGTACAACTATTTTTTTATGCCCGTTAAATTAATAATTTCCCGAAAATGGTTGATTCTTTTTTGCTGTATTTTGTGAGTGCAATTaactaaaacatttatttttgaatTTGACAGCAATGATTTAATTGATATTTATAACTTATTTCAAATGTCCAGATGTACATGACATCGGTGCTTTGGTCAGATCAGAATGACATCATTGTTTACAGAACCTTCAAGGACTTCAAGACACTTAATGTAAGTTACATCATCAACTACAATTCAAATTGTCTGATCTAATGTAGGCTACATAAATGCaaaatataatatggagccatgCTTTTCTTACTTATGCCAAACTTTTTATCCAAAACAGGAACAAATGAAGAAAAAATTCCCACCTGCGAACCCACTTAAAAATCGGACAGAATTATTCCTAGATTTCGAGGTAGGCCTATGTTTTACTTTTAATATCACGTTGCCGGTTGATGTCTATCATTTGTATCCTTTATATAACTAATAAATAATTCATTAGTAATCGTCGTATATTCCTTCGTCAGACTGGAggatgaagataaacacaaagaATAATGGTCCAAGCAAGTCCGTGGTCCAGCTCAAGTTTTTGGAGAAATACTGCCGCGAGCTCCTCAGCTGTGACCCGCGCGTCTCACAATGTCCTGAACTCATCCGGTACTTCCACCCCAAGGACCAAGATCTACAGCCAGAGTTTGCCAAGAATAGGTAGATTATAGTGAGAATTACACACATTGCTTAGGGAATACCACTGTGTCCTGAGCATTACGCACAGTATTACGCACAAGTGGATCGACTTCAAATCCAGTGTCCCGTTATGTTTTGGTGATTTAATTCAGTACAATAAATAGTTATACATTTACAATGTGACTTCCTTCCTCAGTATCATGATCATGCCTTCAGAGGATTCCGCTGGACATGACAAGAGTGTCAACATTGGAAACGTTACCCAGCCGTTCGTAACAGAGGCATACCGGTGCATGGCACCCTATGAGACCAAAGACACCAAGAACCGGCCGTTCAAAGTGGCCGTGGACGAAAACTTGGACGTGCTCATCAAAGACAAAGCAGGTGAGAGAACGTCTGCTGTGATTTGCCATAAAGTATAATGAGCATGTATTTTCCTTTGTAATAAACATGTAAAATCGCATCACTTTTAATCTCTGCACGAATGTATTGACTCTGTGACATGTAATGGGTTTGAGAGAGCTGATCATAACTGTCCATCACCAGTCtaacccctctccctctgctcccaggctggtggctggtggagAATGAGGACAAGCGTATGGCCTGGTTCCCTGCTCCATACCTGGAGAAGGTAGAGGGGAATGAGGATGACGATAGTGACGAGTCCTATGGAGAAAGTAAGAGACCATCATCTCTTATCCCTGACACATATGTATTTTTGTTTTCTATAGCCTGGGAGGGGATCATCAGGGGATCATCTGCAAAAATGTTCACATCAACAAATATATAAAACATTCACATATAGCTGATGCACCAGCGTCAAGACATACACTGCAAATACTGTACTGTGCATGTACTGCAAGGTGTGGACAACCATTGACAGTATATTGCCATATATTGATGTTGCACCTATCCTAACATTCTGAATCGCCCACAAATAGGTGTGCTGTACAGTGCTGTCAGAAGCTACAAAGCCACAAATAGAGACGAGGTGTCTATGGACATTGGCTCAGTGGTGGAAGTCCTGCAGAAGTCTGACAATGGCTGGTGGCTGATCAGGTATGTTACTGAACAACACCTGTCTGACTAAACAGGAAGAATACAGTAGCTATAGCTGTAAAAGAGAAGCATGACTTCCAGACTGTCGGAACCATGGAATCAAAATGATTAGAACTCGTACTAattctatggtcagatgacagCAAATGCATTGAGAGAATGGAAATTGAAAGGGAATTGAAAGTCATGGtgcagacagacatgcagagTATCATCGTCCGTCCATCAGATATCATGCGGAAACAACAACGCTGTAATTATCTCACTACATTACAAGGTATCATTAGTTGATTCTGAAGAACCCAATACCAGAGATAGCTGAGCCATTGTCTGCTCAATGCTCTTTTGAGACAACCTCTCAGCGTGTTCTGCCCCTATCATTAGAAAACAGTTGGTAGCTTCCCCTTGGAAGTTGACGTGACTGAATTACTTAGCTGTTATCTTTTCACTGAATCAAATCCAAATATTTTCTTGACAATGGCCGTGTCATTGAACAGAACAAGGATATGAACAGAACAAGGATATGTCAATAACCTAATTTTGACAAAAATGCAGATATAACCTtccagacgtcagttcaacatctagttttgatttacatttggttgatttGCGATCTAATGTGAATTCACCAAAAAATGGTTAAacgttgggtgaaaaaaataaaaaattcccttacattgacttttttcaaatccaatcagttttccatgttgattgAACGTCATCACATGGAATTACGTGGAAACAACACTGATTCaatcagtttttgcccagtgggttatAATCTCAAATTCTCAATTTGTTTCTTACTGCATACCTTTTTACTAAACAGTACGGTCAATATAGTATGTAGtaagattagtacacagtatgcagTTTAAGTAAGTAGTAGCCAAGCTAGATTTCGGACACGGCCATTGACTTGTCAATTTAAGTGAAAGCTAGACAGACAAATGTGTACAAAGGCCACAGACTTGTCGTCTATCATTACCTAGGATAACATATTGTACCAAGGCTTTGACAACATTGTGATTTCTGATATGAAATCCAAACTCATGTCAGTTTCCAATTTCTTATTTCTCCTCTTGACAGATACAACGGCAAGAGCGGCTTCGTACCTGCCATGTACCTGCAGCCCTACAACAACCCCCGTGTCCGCCTGGCGGCTCTCAACCTGGTCCACAGCTCCAGCTCTGACCACACGCTGGCCGGACACTCCCACGAGCGCAGCCATTCCCAAGGCAACATCCTGCAGCTGCCCGGCTCCCAACCTTCCACACCAAATCAGCTCAAGCCTACCGACAAGCTCAAGTCTCATTCTTTTAATGTTCTAACTGTGCCTCAGCCTAGCCCTTCACCTGTGATGGTCACCACCCCCACCCCGACATACCCTAGCAAGGGCACTCCAACGCCTACTATTATGGTGGAGGTGGACGGGGAGGTGGATAGACGCAAGCGCAGCCGCGAGGGCAGCATGGGAAGCGAGGGCAGTGACTTCAGCTTCAGTGACGACCTCAGTTCGTCATCCTGCAGCTCGTCACTCAACCTGAGCCGTGCCGACATGGACGAGCGTCTCCGGCGCGCCCGCACACCGCCGCCCCTGGTGGCCGACCGTCTCAACCCCGACAGCGGCGTGTTGGAGGGGAGGATGGTCCACGGAAGATCTGACCCAAACCTGTTCAAGATGGCCCCAACCACCCCCAAGGTGCCCCCCAGGCCCAGGGTGCAGGAGATCCTGACACGCTGCACTACAGTCACGCGCAAGAACGCCTCCAAAGCCAAGCTGTCGCCAGCGCCCGCTGTGATACTGAGCCGCTAAATAGGAGCAGTGTTGACTCAAAATGGTGGTGGGTCCAGACCCACTGGTGAGTCATGGGTAGCCAGTTCCTCCTTAGCCTTTTAAAACCGAGGGTGCAGACTGGGTTGTGGCCAAGACATGTGGTGTCTTGGTGGGTTCCAGGAAGAATCCAAAGGCTTTAGCACAGAAAGTCACTGTACTAGAAGCTGGACTGTGGGACTTATCCGTTATGAAGTTACCTGAACATGATTACGCTGTGTTTTAAAGTGTTTAACTGCCTTGGGGCTGGTCATGTAACCATGAGTTGTGATATGGGAGGAAGAATCATACATTACTGTAATACTCTGAGTCACATATTGAgtctttatttttttaatgtgGAAGTTTACTTCTTGCTCTGTTCGTCAGGCCTACTTCCATGCACCTGGAGATGGATACTGATAACTGCATTGTAAACATTATTTTAATGCTGTCTATTAATTCAGGATTTATTTTGTGGATGAACAAATATTACGGTTAGGGGTTTACTGTCATTTGTCTACATTCCTGTTTTAATGAATAATTTCTCTTCACTTAATGTGAAGTCAGGTCATATACTGGTATAATTAAAATATACACTTTTGTGAATAAACATTCAGTAGCAATTTTCTGTGATTGTCATGAATTAGTGTCTTCTATTAAATCCAAAAATGTGTTCTCATAGTTTCCACTGTATAGCCTTTTAATCTATGGATCTCTATTTTTCCATACTGGAAAACTGTTATTAGCAACTATGGTTGATTCCATATCATATTGTACTGCAAACTGCAACATATTGTAATACATTATTATACTAAAATAACTATAGATAACATATCTTGTACTGCAAAAAGCAATAAATTCTAATACTAAAATAACTTGTCCGCCTCTTTGAATGGAGATAATATCCTGATTGAAACTTAacaggatgttgtgtgtgtgtgacatacgCCACTGGTACAGATGACACTGGTTCCATCTCTTTTCATCCATAGCAAAGCACCcaatttctctctcttggagTCACCATTTCTATCCACCGCTAGCTTACTATGAATTGTACTCTtatactgttagagctctcccCGAGTCCACTGATTtatactgttagagctctcccCGAGTCCACTGGTTtatactgttagagctctcccTGAGCCCACTGGTTTACTGTTAGAGCTCTCCCAGAGTCCACTGGTTTACTGTTAGAGCTCTGAGTCCACTGGTTTACTGTTAGAGCTCTCCCCGAGTCCACTGGTTTACTGTTAGAGCTCTCCCTGAGTCCACTGGTTtatactgttagagctctcccCGAGTCCACTGGTTtatactgttagagctctcccCGAGTCCACTGGTTTACTGTTAGAGCTCTGAGTCCACTGGTTTATACTGTTAGAATACTCCCTGAGCCCACTGGTTTATACTGTTAGAGCTCTCACCGAGTCCACTGGTTtatactgttagagctctcccCGAGTCCACTGGTTtatactgttagagctctcccTGAGCCCACTGGTTtatactgttagagctctcccCGAGTCCACTGGTTTACTGTTAGAGCTCTGAGTCCACTGGTTTACTGTTAGAGCTCTCCCCGAGTCCACTGGTTtatactgttagagctctcccCGAGCCCACTGGTTtatactgttagagctctcccCGAGTCCACTGGTTTACTGTTAGAGCTCTCCCCCGAGCCCACTGGTTtatactgttagagctctcccCGAGTCCACTGGTTTACTGTTAGAGCTCTCCCCGAGTCCACTGATTtatactgttagagctctcccCGAGTCCACTGGTTtatactgttagagctctcccTGAGCCCACTGGTTTACTGTTAGAGCTCTCCCAGAGTCCACTGGTTTACTGTTAGAGCTCTGAGTCCACTGGTTTACTGTTAGAGCTCTCCCCGAGTCCACTGGTTTACTGTTAGAGCTCTCCCTGAGTCCACTGGTTtatactgttagagctctcccCGAGTCCACTGGTTtatactgttagagctctcccCGAGTCCACTGGTTTACTGTTAGAGCTCTGAGTCCACTGGTTTATACTGTTAGAATACTCCCTGAGCCCACTGGTTTATACTGTTAGAGCTCTCACCGAGTCCACTGGTTtatactgttagagctctcccCGAGTCCACTGGTTtatactgttagagctctcccTGAGCCCACTGGTTtatactgttagagctctcccCGAGTCCACTGGTTTACTGTTAGAGCTCTGAGTCCACTGGTTTACTGTTAGAGCTCTCCCCGAGTCCACTGGTTtatactgttagagctctcccCGAGCCCACTGGTTtatactgttagagctctcccCGAGTCCACTGGTTTACTGTTAGAGCTCTCCCCCGAGCCCACTGGTTtatactgttagagctctcccCGAGTCCACTGGTTTACTGTTAGAGCTCTCCCCGAGTCCACTGGTTtatactgttagagctctcccCGAGCCCACTGGTTtatactgttagagctctcccCGAGTCCACTGGTTTACTGTTAGAGCTCTCCCCCGAGTCCACTGGTTtatactgttagagctctcccTGAGTCCACTGGTTtatactgttagagctctcccCGAGTCCACTGGTTTACTGTTAGAGCTCTCCCCCGAGTCCACTGGTTtatactgttagagctctcccTGAGCCCACTGGTTtatactgttagagctctcccCGAGTCCACTGGTTTACTGTTAGAGCTCTGAGTCCACTGGTTTACTGTTAGAGCTCTCCCCGAGTCCACTGGTTtatactgttagagctctcccCGAGCCCACTGGTTtatactgttagagctctcccCGAGTCCACTGGTTTACTGTTAGAGCTCTGAGTCCACTGGTTTACTGTTAGAGCTCTCCCCGAGTCCACTGGTTtatactgttagagctctcccTGAGCCCACTGGTTtatactgttagagctctcccCGAGTCCACTGGTTtatactgttagagctctcccTGAGCCCACTGGTTtatactgttagagctctcccCGAGTCCACTGGTTTACTGTTAGAGCTCTGAGTccactgttagagctctccccGAGTCCACTGGTTtatactgttagagctctcccCGAGTCCACTGGTTtatactgttagagctctcccTGAGTCCACTGGTTtatactgttagagctctcccCGAGTACACTGGTTtatactgttagagctctcccAGAGTCCACTGGTTtatactgttagagctctcccAGAGTCCACTGGTTTATACTGTTAAAGCTCTCCCCGAGTCCACTGGTTtatactgttagagctctcccCGAGTCCACTGGTTTATACTGTCAGATCTCTCCCGGAGTACACTGGTTtatactgttagagctctcccTGAGTCCACTGGTTTATACTGTCAGATCTCTCCCAGAGTCCACTGGTTtatactgttagagctctcccGGAGTACACTGGTTTATACCAGAGATCCCAGACTTTAATCAAATGTGACAGACAGATAAAAAGGGTAATGTGGCAAAGGAATGACGGCTTGACCTTTTCACCCTTTCCTGTCTCATGGTTCCTCATGGTTTTATGTTAATTAAGTTAAGTCTTCAAACACTCTTTTACATTAACATATTGGTTGATGTTTAAAATTAATACGAACATATTAAAAAGAGAGCACAATAAATACAAGGCATACATTTTATTCCAGATGCATTTGTAATCATGACAAACAAAATGTGTTGTTTATGTGGAAGAGCAGGACTGCACAACAACATACAAATATAAAAATTCACAAGCACTTTTCTGTTGAGAAGAATGGGGAAGAAGTTACGGGTAGAGCCTCGACAATTCCTGACCTCTAGTAGCAGGCTTCCACTAGGTACCATTAGTAGGCTTCCAATAGCACCCAGAGTTTTTCCCGATGAGCTAACATGGTCAGGAAAAACTTGTGGCACTATTTATGAAAAATGACACGGTTTTCCAAAATGGCTGCCAGCCAGGCCTATCGACCTCAAAACCAGTTTATTATAAAAGGTCGTTCAGGACCTGCTTCTCTGTCAGTGTCTATAAAGCCACACTGTTGCTCCAGGCAGTGGTCCATGCTGAAGGAGACTCCCGCGGGTTCACACTCAGGCATCCTTAGTGGGCTTGATGTCAGACAGTCTGCCATCAGCTGATGATTGCCTGGAGGGGTGGAAGGGACGCTGCAGACAGGAGGATCTTAGCCTCTGTTTGGTCTCCCCGGTCCTCCTCTCTTGAACTCTCCTCACTGCCAGAGTGATGGTTGCCATTTTCTTTTCCGTTCTGTCCATTTTCTTCCCTTTGTCTCCTGACTGAGGCTTTCCTGGTGATACtgacttcatcatcatcatcatcctcctcctccatgttggcCGGGCAGTTGGTATCTTCCTCGAGACCATcatcctcctctgcctctccctcattccatctctcctctccatccccctgttccttAGTCCCATCTCCACCCTCACCTCGTCGCTTGTCAATCATGAACAGAGGGTGTGGCACCTGAAGAGAGgcggtgtccatctcctcatcctgCGAGTCCATACTGCAAAAGGATATGACATCACACATCAGCAACAAACAACAAAGGAGGTCAAATATCCATATAATTCACGTGTCACACAGACCCATGTTTGCTCTGTCGTATTTCCTGAAGCTGGACTCTAGCTGGATTCTTATTGGGTCTTAAGACCATGTTGAAGAATTAGGCTCTGCTGCATACTTCCTATCACATCATACATTAGGGTACTGCAGAAGACCTCTTTATGCTTGACCCATGACAATGACTTTCTAGATAATGACTTCAAATAATCATTCTTCAAACCTGACCTACAGCCTCATTCTTCCAGACATTTCAGTGTTGATTTACCATGGTACAGTATGTGATTGTACAGCCTCTGATTGATCTCCTGctgattccagtacctggttatCGCTGTTAACATTCCTCAGTAAGTTTGTTATTCATCATTACAGTGCTGACAAAGCTTATAAacggtgtcccaaatggcaccatattccccatgtagtgcactactttagaccagagccctagtgaAAAGCAGTGCACTTGTATATAGgcaattgggtgccatttgggaaacagccATAGAGAGGGAATGTGGTTTCAGAATGAAGTCTACTACAGTAATTACAGTAAAAACATCAGTTTGGTTACACAGGTATTGGTCTCAAACCACAGATATGTGAAAGTCATCTCTCTGAACAACAACAGCCATTGTTCTAGACTCAGATTAGATCTAGAGCAACCTTCGCGTGGCATACTGTCAACGCTGATAGGTCGGATGACTGCGTCTTGCTACGAAGTTACTTAGAAGGCTACAAGGAAACATGAAATCAACCAATTGAACATGTCTTTCACTTCAGAGAAGCGAATCCTAACAATTGCTTAAGTCGAATTTCCACTTCAGTCAAAGCAATGATATTGATGGAAGACTAAGTGAAACACACTTAAGTGTATGTTAGAATCTGTTTTAGGGGCGAATCCTGTCATCGCTATCAATCACTATTAAAAGAAACTCGAAACAATGAAATGTGTTTTTTATTCTGAATCTTTCTAAAAGCAATGTATTTGGAAAAACATTTGAAAGTCATTAGGcaaggctgtgtagtgttagtATAAGCCCTGGATTGTGATTGGTGGGTGTTGTGTTTAAGGCCCTCCCCTGGTCACCCTCACCTGGCTGGAGCTCCTGTCACTCTCATCTTCTGCCACATGTAGTCCAGGAACATGGAGGCCTGCAGCAGACGGCCGATCCTTTGCATGTGCCTCTCTGCGGGGACGAAGTGTCAAATCAAACAAGGGAACTATATCAACAAACACGTAAAGATGCGcacacacaatcagcagacaccatcactaacacacacaatcagcagacaccatcactaacacacacaatcagcagacaccatcactaacacacacaatcagcagacaccatcactaacacacacaatcagcagacaccatcactaacacacacaatcagcagacaccatcactaacacacacaatcagcagacaccaccactaacacacacaatcagcagacaccaccactaacacacacaatcagcagacaccatcactaacacacacaatcagcagacaccatcactaacacacacaatcagcagacaccatcactaacacacacgatcagcagacaccatcactaacacacacaatcagcagacaccatcactaacacacacaatcagcagacaccatcactaacacacacaatcagcagacatcatcactaacacacacacaatcagcagacaccatcactaacacacacaataagcagacaccatcactaacacacacacaatcagcagacaccatcactaacacacacacaatcagcagacaccatcacacacacaatcagcggacaccaacacacacacaatcagcagacaccaccactaacacacacaatcagcagacaccatcactaacacacacgatcagcagacaccatcactaacacacacgatcagcagacaccatcactaacacacacgatcagcagacaccatcactaacacacacaatcagcagacaccatcactaacacacacaatcagcagacaccatcactaacacacaatcagcagacaccatcactaacacacaatcagcagacaccatcactaacacacacgatcagcagacaccatcactaacacacacaatcagcagacaccaccactaacacacacaatcagcagacaccaccactaacacacacaatcagcagacaCCACCACTAACACACACGATCAGCAGACACCACCACTAACACACACGATCAGCAgacaccatcactaacacacacaatcagcagacaccaccactaacacacacaatcagcagacaccaccactaacacacacaatcagcagacaccaccactaacacacacgatcagcagacaccatcactaacacacacgatcagcagacaccatcactaacacacacgatcagcagacaccatcactaacacacacaatcagcagagaccatcactaacacacaatcagcagacaccatcactaacacacaatcagcagacaccatcactaacacacacgatcagcagacaccatcactaacacacacaatcagcagacaccaacacacacacaatcagcagacaccatcactaacacacacaatcagcagacaCTTTCTCTGGCATCAGTGGTTTGATTCCTTCATTATTATTCAGAAATTAAAACATCATACATCATCTGCATGGAGGTAGTTGTCATGTCTGGCGTGAGTCTATACATCAATGTGATTAACACGCACACCCCACCTCACCAGTGTAAGGTATGAGTCCCTCCAGGTGTGCGCGTGCTCCTTGGTACTGGAGCAGCTCTTCAGGGGAAAGGTGTGTGAGCATCACCTGGATCACAGCCTGGGCGTCCAGACAGCTCCGTGCATTGGTGTTCCACACAGCACAGTAGCGCAGCATAGACTCTGGGGGGGGGGAAGTAGAGAGAGTCAGGGTTAGGATTACACGGACCATTACCATACACAGAGCTTTATCACGGGCCATTACCATACACAGAGCTTTATCACGGGCCATTACCATACACAGAGCTTTATCACGGGCCATTACCATACACAGACCGTTACCATACACAGAGCTTTATCACGGGCCATTACCATGTGGCTCCATCACTATATTGGATACCCACCAAGCACAAAACGTTTTCAGAATGTTCTGCAACGTAGTAAAAACAGTGTTTTTTTTGGGCCAGCTTAGTATATTCCAATCCTTTCTGACCTCACCTTTCTGGTCCTGACGTAGCTTCAGCACAGTCTTCTCCAGCTGCTTAGCACCATCTTCCCCCTGGCGGATCGCTAGAGGCCACACAGGAAAGTCACGAGTtcacagacagtacacacagagtaacccacaTCAGATATAGAAGCCTATGATCCTGGCACACATAACCATGGTCATGGCACACCATACATAACCTAAGTTCAATGGCCAGTCTATTAAAGACTTACATAACTGCAACTTTCCCTACAaactgcattacttttgaccagagctctatggtgagcaaaagtagtgcactagatagtaAATAGGGTTTGGGATGCAGCCTAGTACGCATCATCATGACCTAAGTGACCCATCCCATCTACAACCCCATTCTAGACCCTCTAGTGTCAGTATGACGGTCCATTGTTATGTCAATACAATGACCTCTGACCAATCCTTCACTGTCAAACATGGAACCCTAGTCTCTCCCATACAGTTATTTTAATGGATTTTAACACTAGAAGTGCCGAGGCAGTCATTTTAACTACATATGAATTTAAAATGTGTATATACATATGCCATTTTTAAAAGCCATTACCCTTCAGTTCTTGACTTGTCCTAAATAAGTATTTTTAACACACGTATGTTATATGTTGTTAGAATTTCAATATGTTAAACATAATGTGTTCTAAGTAGTTTTAAGAGGACATGTTGTTTTGGAGCTGCACTAGTGTGTTGACCATATACACGATGTTCCCAACACCAACATGCCTAAACACTGAGTACGTGAACACTCCTGTGTTTATAAACTGTACCTTCATTTAGCTCAGAACCTGATCTCTCTCAGGCCATGTACAATAGGCCCGAGACGGAAGTAAACGGTCCGAGACGGAAGTAAACAGTTCGAGACAGAAGTAAACAGTCCCAGACGGAAGTAAACGGCCCGAGACGGAAGTAAACGGCCCGAGACGGAAGTAAACGGCCCGAGACGGAAGTAAACAGTCCCAGACGGAAGTAAACGGCCCGAGACGGAAGTAAACGCTCCGAGACGGAAGTAAACGCTCCGAGACGGAAGTAAACGCTCCGAGACGGAAGTAAACGGTCCCAGACGGAAGGCTCCGGGCAGGGCTCCGGGCTCTGGGCAGCCGAgcagaaatggaggaaaactcgcctccctgcggacctggcatcctttccctccctcctctctacattttcctcttctgtctctgctgctaaagccactttctaccactctaaattccaagcatctgcctctaaccctaggaagctctttgccaccttctcctccctcctgaatcctccccccccccccccctcctccctctctgcagatgacttcgtcaaccattttgaaaagaaggtcgtcgacatccgatcctcgtttgctaagtcaaacgacaccgctggttctgctcactgccctaccctgtgctctgacctctttctcccctctctctccagatgaaatctcgcgtcttgtgacggccggccgtaacaacctgcccgcttgaccctatcccctcctctcttctccagaccatttccggagaccttctcccttacctcacctcgctcatcaactcatccctgaccgctggctacgtcccttc
This DNA window, taken from Oncorhynchus nerka isolate Pitt River unplaced genomic scaffold, Oner_Uvic_2.0 unplaced_scaffold_3279, whole genome shotgun sequence, encodes the following:
- the LOC115118208 gene encoding sarcoplasmic reticulum histidine-rich calcium-binding protein-like → MLRYCAVWNTNARSCLDAQAVIQVMLTHLSPEELLQYQGARAHLEGLIPYTERHMQRIGRLLQASMFLDYMWQKMRVTGAPASMDSQDEEMDTASLQVPHPLFMIDKRRGEGGDGTKEQGDGEERWNEGEAEEDDGLEEDTNCPANMEEEDDDDDEVSITRKASVRRQREENGQNGKENGNHHSGSEESSREEDRGDQTEAKILLSAASLPPLQAIIS